A single Natrinema pellirubrum DSM 15624 DNA region contains:
- a CDS encoding DUF7344 domain-containing protein — protein sequence MGGDRAELDPFALSSAVDDRPVDDVFRLLASPTARATIVYCHQQPSPAVEELADVIAGVAASADGTIASPADRDRIRIQLYHETLPRLEDMGLLAFDRESGDVTETSIPESILDCLRAVE from the coding sequence ATGGGTGGCGACCGTGCCGAACTCGATCCGTTTGCGCTCAGTTCGGCGGTCGACGACCGACCGGTCGATGACGTGTTCCGGCTGCTTGCGTCCCCGACCGCTCGAGCGACGATCGTCTACTGCCACCAGCAGCCATCGCCAGCGGTCGAGGAACTCGCGGACGTGATCGCCGGCGTGGCCGCCAGCGCCGACGGGACGATCGCGTCGCCGGCCGATCGCGACCGGATCAGGATCCAGTTGTACCACGAGACGCTACCGCGGCTCGAGGACATGGGCCTGCTCGCGTTCGACAGGGAGTCCGGCGACGTCACCGAGACGTCGATCCCGGAGTCGATCCTCGACTGTCTCCGGGCCGTCGAGTGA
- a CDS encoding PH domain-containing protein, with translation MERLTPRVRVVWLALALVRAAIFGGIVVGAAIGVTRTDLWAGAPDVLVPAAVAIAVVLAVLRVVVAWLRYGVWRFELRDDDLYIERGVFTRVRTVVPYVRVQHVDSRRSPLERTTGLATVVVYTAGSRSSDVAIPGLTPARAESLQESLRGLAIESEGEDAV, from the coding sequence ATGGAACGGCTCACGCCGCGAGTGCGGGTCGTCTGGCTGGCCCTTGCGCTGGTTCGGGCCGCGATCTTCGGTGGGATCGTCGTCGGTGCCGCGATCGGGGTCACCCGGACCGATCTCTGGGCGGGCGCGCCGGACGTCCTCGTGCCGGCCGCCGTCGCGATCGCCGTCGTCCTCGCTGTCCTCCGGGTCGTCGTCGCCTGGCTTCGCTACGGTGTCTGGCGGTTCGAACTCCGGGACGACGACCTCTACATCGAGCGCGGCGTCTTTACACGCGTCAGAACCGTCGTCCCCTACGTCCGGGTCCAGCACGTCGACTCCCGGCGCTCGCCGCTCGAGCGGACGACCGGGCTCGCGACGGTCGTGGTCTACACGGCCGGCTCCCGGAGTTCGGACGTCGCGATCCCCGGGCTGACGCCGGCCCGTGCGGAATCGCTTCAGGAGTCGCTTCGGGGTCTCGCGATCGAGAGCGAGGGTGAAGACGCCGTATGA
- a CDS encoding PH domain-containing protein — MRSLHPASIAVRSLSRSLNTGFLFFVVGVVVSPGGNGIDLLSVFGLVAVGIVVGIVYEFAYYQRFRYDLTDDTFDVTSGVLARRDRELPLGRIQNVDIRQNVLGRVLGIAAVHIETAGGGQTEVSLEYVSEDEAHRLRRQLRRGASGGKPADDGLEAGELPTAADSGPADEELLFEIRPRELVILSVFTIDPGASLLGGIALSFASGFDPATLIPGDRIGWLPGPETGPLVLVWGLLLFLLAAWVVSAVLTFTRYYGFRLTRADDELYYERGLLQRYSGTIPLEKVQALTISKSIPFRWFGYAALSVETAGYAPGQSDSRGTESAIPLADADRVNELARAIEPFGPVDLESPPRRARERYAIRYLLVVAAVVAIAALVARYTGVLGRWYLLAALAVLVPPAAHLKWTSRGYQVDDRYFLTRTGFWRRTTKVVPYYRVQAVLHQATIFQRRRNLASVTADTASSASLLGRAATAHDIDDQRGLELQADLEERLQERLRERKRQRTVGQWFREADDGDSSDEDS, encoded by the coding sequence ATGAGATCGCTGCATCCCGCGTCGATCGCCGTCCGCTCGCTGTCGCGGAGTCTCAACACTGGCTTCCTGTTTTTCGTCGTGGGAGTCGTCGTCTCGCCCGGCGGGAACGGGATCGATCTCCTGTCGGTGTTCGGTCTCGTCGCGGTCGGGATCGTCGTCGGCATCGTCTACGAGTTCGCCTACTACCAGCGGTTCCGGTACGACCTGACCGACGATACGTTCGACGTCACCTCCGGCGTCCTCGCGCGTCGGGACCGCGAACTCCCGCTCGGTCGGATCCAGAACGTCGACATCAGACAGAACGTCCTCGGTCGCGTCCTCGGCATCGCCGCCGTCCACATCGAGACCGCCGGCGGCGGTCAGACCGAAGTCAGCCTCGAGTACGTCTCGGAGGACGAGGCCCATCGGCTCAGGCGACAGCTCCGGCGTGGCGCGAGCGGGGGCAAACCGGCCGATGACGGCCTCGAGGCGGGCGAACTCCCCACAGCGGCCGACTCCGGCCCTGCCGACGAAGAACTCCTGTTCGAGATTCGCCCGCGGGAACTCGTGATTCTGAGCGTCTTCACCATCGACCCCGGGGCGAGTCTGCTCGGCGGTATCGCGCTGTCTTTTGCCAGCGGGTTCGATCCCGCGACGCTGATACCCGGGGATCGCATCGGCTGGCTTCCGGGCCCCGAAACGGGTCCGCTCGTCCTCGTGTGGGGCCTCCTCCTGTTCCTGCTCGCCGCCTGGGTCGTCAGCGCGGTGCTGACGTTCACCCGATACTACGGGTTCCGGCTCACCCGCGCCGACGACGAACTCTACTACGAGCGCGGACTCTTGCAGCGCTACAGCGGGACGATCCCGCTCGAGAAGGTCCAGGCGCTGACGATTTCAAAGTCGATTCCGTTCCGCTGGTTCGGGTATGCCGCCCTCAGCGTCGAGACGGCCGGCTACGCGCCCGGTCAGTCCGACTCCCGGGGCACCGAGTCCGCGATCCCGCTTGCCGATGCCGACCGGGTGAACGAACTCGCACGCGCGATCGAACCTTTCGGCCCGGTCGACCTCGAGTCGCCGCCCCGCCGTGCGCGCGAGCGGTACGCGATCCGGTACCTGCTCGTCGTCGCCGCCGTCGTCGCGATTGCGGCGCTGGTGGCGCGGTACACGGGAGTCCTCGGCCGGTGGTACCTGCTGGCCGCCCTCGCCGTCCTCGTCCCGCCCGCCGCACACCTGAAGTGGACCAGCCGGGGCTACCAGGTCGACGACCGATATTTCCTCACACGAACCGGCTTCTGGCGGCGCACCACCAAGGTCGTCCCCTACTACCGAGTACAGGCCGTCCTCCACCAGGCGACGATCTTCCAGCGCCGGCGGAACCTCGCCAGCGTCACCGCCGACACCGCGAGTTCAGCCTCGTTGCTCGGCCGGGCCGCGACCGCCCACGACATCGACGACCAACGGGGCCTCGAGCTACAGGCCGACCTCGAGGAACGACTCCAGGAACGACTGCGGGAACGCAAACGCCAGCGGACGGTCGGCCAGTGGTTCCGAGAGGCCGACGACGGGGACTCGAGCGACGAAGACAGCTGA
- a CDS encoding tyrosine-type recombinase/integrase, giving the protein MAVVATISKTGIGIGELCNVDMGDIDFASDSGITTPFAGPGIRVRYGGDIPYNNRRERSHETVVPIDTELEVLLRRWIAIRPDPDQTDALFLETKGNWGNRIQPSTVRYIFEKIGRENGCYSQNDQLENFTPVALRYFFEERFQGRPQHRDYILGRLDRSEIDLSTLENDYRASIFRLFSDGP; this is encoded by the coding sequence ATGGCAGTCGTCGCAACGATCTCGAAAACCGGAATTGGTATTGGCGAACTCTGCAACGTCGATATGGGCGATATAGACTTTGCCAGCGATTCAGGCATCACCACTCCGTTTGCTGGTCCGGGGATCCGAGTTCGGTATGGTGGAGATATTCCGTACAATAACCGGCGAGAACGGAGCCATGAAACAGTGGTTCCGATCGATACCGAATTAGAAGTACTTCTCCGACGCTGGATCGCGATCCGTCCTGACCCCGACCAGACGGACGCCCTCTTTCTCGAGACGAAAGGGAACTGGGGAAATCGAATCCAACCCTCGACTGTCCGGTATATATTCGAGAAAATAGGGCGAGAAAACGGCTGCTATTCTCAAAATGACCAACTGGAGAACTTCACTCCAGTTGCGTTGCGGTATTTCTTCGAAGAGCGCTTTCAGGGCCGACCACAGCATCGTGACTACATTCTCGGTCGACTTGATCGTTCGGAGATCGATCTTTCCACTCTCGAGAACGATTACCGGGCGTCTATCTTTCGACTATTCAGCGATGGTCCGTGA